A region of the Candidatus Caldatribacterium sp. genome:
TGCCATTCGGTCACTTGTGGAGCAGATTGTTTGCACGCAGCCCTTTCAGGATTTTGAGAATACCCGATCCTTGCTCTCGAGAGATACCGAGGCCTTGCGGCTTCTTGAGCGTCTTGAAGAAGAACAGAGGTCCCTGAGTCGTATTGCTCTCCAGAGGGATCTCGTTGACGAGGATTTTGTCGGTATCGAGCAAGCACGCCAGGAAGCCCTCTCGAACCCGGTCATCCTTGCCTACTTTCAGGCTCAGGATCGCCTTGTCTCTCTCCTCCAGGA
Encoded here:
- a CDS encoding YlbF family regulator, with product AIRSLVEQIVCTQPFQDFENTRSLLSRDTEALRLLERLEEEQRSLSRIALQRDLVDEDFVGIEQARQEALSNPVILAYFQAQDRLVSLLQEINNEMSSLLGFDFASSAAQPERELEEGWE